In Salminus brasiliensis chromosome 24, fSalBra1.hap2, whole genome shotgun sequence, one genomic interval encodes:
- the cutc gene encoding copper homeostasis protein cutC homolog, with protein MSEGFLMEVCVDSVESAINAERGGAGRIELCSSLLEGGITPSIGLLQVVKENVQIPVYVMIRPRGGDFLYTDREVEVMRRDIELMKIHRADGLVLGALTEDGRVDAELCMELLSVCRPLPVTFHRAFDMVHDPSVALETLVSLGFERILTSGCDSSALEGLPLIKRLVEQAKGRITIMPGGGITERNLQRILEGSGAQEFHCSARSSKDSSMKFRNSSVSMGASLSAPEYSQKVADVAKVRTLNAIAKNTL; from the exons ATGTCTGAAGGCTTCCTGATGGAGGTATGTGTGGATTCAGTTGAGTCAGCGATAAACGCAGAAAGGGGAG GTGCTGGCCGAATCGAGCTGTGCTCCAGCTTACTGGAGGGTGGTATCACACCCAGCATTG GTCTGCTGCAGGTGGTTAAGGAGAATGTACAGATCCCTGTTTATGTGATGATTCGACCCCGCGGAGGAGACTTCCTCTACACGGACCGAGAGGTGGAGGTGATGAGGAGGGACATCGAGCTGATGAAGATCCACAGGGCTGATGGTCTGGTGCTGGGAGCGCTGACGGAGGACGGCCGGGTTGACGCTGAGCTCTGCATGGAGCTGCTGT CTGTTTGTCGACCTCTCCCGGTTACTTTCCACAGAG CATTTGATATGGTCCACGATCCCTCGGTTGCCTTAGAAACGCTGGTCTCCCTGGGCTTTGAGAGGATTTTAACCAGCGGCTGCGACAGCTCTGCATTAGAGGGCTTGCCTCTCATCAAACGCCTCGTGGAACAG GCAAAAGGCAGGATAACTATAATGCCGG GAGGGGGCATCACTGAGCGCAACCTCCAGAGGATACTGGAAGGCTCTGGTGCCCaggagttccactgctctgcaCGCTCCAGCAAAGACTCCTCCATGAAATTCAG GAACTCCAGCGTGAGCATGGGGGCGTCCCTCTCAGCACCAGAGTACTCGCAGAAGGTGGCCGACGTGGCTAAAGTGCGCACTCTGAACGCCATCGCCAAGAACACTCTGTAG